TGTTAATGCTGGTGCAGCTCCAACGATTAGTGGCAGATGTTTGTTCTCGATCAATGCAACTGCTACCAATGGGCAAGGTTTAGTTACAAGATCGTATTACAGTGCTGGAACAGGAGTTGTCACACCTGTTAATAATACAGTTGGTGCTGCTGATTGTAATACTTTAGATAATCTAGAGAGGGTAATCTTTCAATAACACCTAGTGATCGGAATCATATGAGTGAATGGAAAAATTTCCATTCACTTTTCTCCATTCTCTAAATGCAAAGAATTCAAAATCGAATTCCTTTCAATATCCAAGGCAATCACTGATAAATGAATCTCAATGAGTGCCAGAATTAAAGAAATCACCATAAACAAAAGTGATGAGGCAAATAGAATCCAAGCCATGATATTATAAAAGGGAATCATACCCATAGAACATGTGCATAGAATCAAACTAAAGATTCCAGCGCTTTGAGCGTATAGGATCAGTGAAATGCGAAAACGTAGATTATGAATTTGTTTTTCTAAAATTTCCGATTTGGATGTTTCATATTCACTGAGTAGTTGTCTGGAAAGTTTTGCCAGGCCAAAAAAACGATTGGTATAAGCGAGCATTAGTAAGGAAATTGCTGGGAATAGAAGACCCGGTATATTGTACGTTAGGTTGTCCAATGAAGTTATCCCTGTTTGATCTGAAGGATTTGTTCCCCTAAATCCATTTTTCCATCTCTTGTGCGAATGGTTGCTCTGATTACATCGCCTGGTTGTAAGTATTCGATTCTTTTCTGTTGACCTTTAATAAAGAGTTCCCACTTTTTATGTTCAGGTAAAAAACTGGCAAAGATTTGTTTGAGTTTCCCAGGTGCTTTTATGGCACATCCTGCTGGTGTCCCTGTTAACAGAATATCGCCTACTCGAATTTGAGTAAATGAAGACAACTCTGCAATGGATTCCTTCGGTGGAAAAACCATTTGGTTTGCCTTTGCTGATTGTCTTAATTGTCCGTTAACTGTTAGATTCAACTCTAAAGAATGAATGAGTTCATAATCCCCAGGCTCCAAAACAAGTAGTATGGGTCCTGCGGGAAAAAATGTTCGATAGGACTTTCCTTTATACCATTGTAATTGTGGGAGTTGGACATCTCTTGCTGATATATCATTAGCGATGAAGAGGGCAGCAATGTATTCGCTCGGATTGTAAGAATGAATATCTAAGGGAAGATCGATATCCTTACCAAATACAATTCCCAATTCAATTTCATAATCTAAAAGTTTTACATGATTTGGTCGAATTACATTTCCGATGGCTGTTGTGAGGGAAACATCCGACTTGGTAAAAAACAAATTGTATGTTTTGGATTTGGGATCAAGCCCCGATTCCAATGAATGTTTTTTATAATTGGCACCTTGGCAAATAACTTGGCAGGGTGCTGTAATAGGAGATAGGATGGTGACATCCTTTTTCTGGATTGGTTTTTCTGATTTAGAATTGAGTTTGATTCTTTTTTTTTGGAGACCAACTAATAAATCTTTGGTGGAAATGTCGCCAATGTTTAATGGAAGAATATTTTCCTGACTGACAAGTCCCCAATCGATTTTTTTCTTAATTTGGAAACGAACAAACTGTTTTGCCATCGTAAACCTATGGATTCTATTCTTTCAGGAAGGAAAAACACGGGGGCCTAAAGCAGGCCCAGTGGGAGTAAAGAGGTAAGTTTATTCTTCAGAGAAAAGGTTGTTTAATGAGTCGATAAGAGTGTCTACTTCCACTCCATATCCCATACAAACTTGTTCAATGGTTTCGACTTCATTGATGGAGCAGTGGGAACATCCACCTAAGTGGTAACTTGAGAAAACAAGCCCCGCTTCAGGGTGGATGGCAATTGCTTCGCCTACAGTCATTTCTTTAAAAAAGCGTGGTTTTGTTGATTCAGTCATCTTCTAGAGCCCTCGAGAGGAAATTACTATACAAATATTGGACTATGCTCTATTCGTCAATGGAATGTTTACCCAGGAAAACGGGAAATTTTATGTCCGCATCGAAGGTCGGTTTGAGTCCGCTCATTTCCTTTACCAGTACTTTGCCGATGGATCGGATGAGCCAATCCACGGCCATTCCTGGAAAGTAGAAGTGTTTTTAGAAGGAAAAACGAACATCCGACTAGATGGAATTTCTTACGATTTTTTAACGGCACGAAACAAACTTATGGAACTGGTTCATTCCATCGACCATCTCCTGATCAACGACCACCCAGACTTCAAAGGGATCAATCCCACTTCGGAAAATGTAGCACGTTGGTTTTATTCAGGATTGAAGAACGAAGTAAAGGAATCAGAGGGCAAAATTCGTAGGATTGTCATCCATGAAGGTCCAGAAAATTTAGCTTTTTTTGAACCTGAGACATAGTTCTCACATTTCATTCAGTTAGGTGAATCCATTTTCACCAAATCAACTTGGCTTTTTCGCCAAAATTCGTTTCGAATTACGATGGGACTATCTTGTACCAAATGTTTTAAACTCAATCTGAATCTAAGATTTACCATAAGAGACTTAAAAAGTTCTTTTCCTAGCCATCAGTCTTAATACTAAAATTTTCTCCCTCATAAAAATCAGATTCGTTGCCAACTAACATCATTTTTTAATTAAAGAATCAAAATTCTTTTGAATCTAATCAAAATTTTTCAATAGTGAACACTTTCAATCATTGGATTCTATAGATTTTATTCCTAAACATTCTGCTAAAATATTTCATTTCCGATTGATTCCGTTCCACCTAACAAATTTTATCATGCTGATTTTGGTGTTATGATCTTTTGGACTGATTTCCATTTATTGCATATCGTACGTTTTTTTTTGATTTTTTTTTTATTCTATATTAGATTGCAATTCCCAGGGCTAATTTTAAGCTTCGGTAGAAACCGTACCACCAATGCCAACCACCGAGATCAAACATAGTTTAGGTCACATTCTCCTTGTTGAGGATGAGGCGATTTTGGCAGTCTCTCAGGCAGAATTTCTTAAAATCAAAGGTTATTCAGTGCAACACGTATCCAATTCTTTGGATGCAATTGATTGTATTTCATCAGAGGAAAAAGTTGATCTGATACTTATGGATATTAATTTATCCGATGAGTTAGATGGAATCCAATTAGCCAAAAAAATATTAGAAATCAGAGAAGTTCCGATTCTATTTGTAAGTGGATACTCTGACCAAAAGATTTTGAATCGAGTAGCTGACTTAAAACATTATGGATTTATTCCAAAAATTACGAGTCCAGACATTGTAGAATGTATGATTAAATCTGCCTTAAAACTCCATGCGGCAGAACAAAGTTTGGCATTCCGTGAAAAAGAACTTAGGATTACATTTGAAGCAATGGGTGATGGACTCATTGTTTTAACTCCAGAGGGACAGATCAGGGAGATTAACCAAAAAGCCTTAGATATGTTAGGTTATCATAAAAATGAAGTAGTGAACAAAGATTTGTCTTCGTTTTTGTTTTTGGTACAAGCAGAATCTCGTATGCGAGTTTCTTATGCATTTGATACTGGAAATGATCAATTTTTAGAATCCAAAAGAAGAAATAATTTAATCATCATCTCAAGTAAAGGTCGAGAAACAAACGTTACAGAGACTATTTCTCCCATTTTAGGTTCAAACAAAAATTTAAATGGAATTGTCATCGTTTTTAGAGAAAATCCAGAATCTCCTGTACTTGTTCCACCCAAAGATAGTGAAAGTCTTTATGCAAAAGTGTTTCAACTCAGTCCGATTGCAATGGCTATCTCTACGATTAAAGATGGAACTTACCTCGATATCAACCCAGCTATGGAATCCATTTTTCGATTTGAAAAATCGCAGGTGATTGGTCGTAAAACAGATGATTTTAAAGCTTGGAGTATCCCTGCTCAAATTGAAAAATTAAATGAAATTTATAGAGAAAATGGTCGTTTGTCAGGGGAAAGAATGTCGGTCCATCACTCTGATGGAGTCCATCATGAAGTTCTTGTTTTTAGCCAAGCAATTGAAATTGCAGGGGAACGATTTGTCCTTTGGTTTAATCTAGATGTCTCAAAGATATTAGATATCGAAGGTAAATTAGCAAAATCACTCGAAGAAAAAGATGTTCTATTAAAAGAATTACAACACCGAGTCAAAAATACTTTGGCGATCATTTCTGGATTACTCAATCTAGAATCGTTTAAAGTTGAAAATGAACTCGCAAAACAATCATTTTTAAATGCACAGTCACGAATCATGTCGATGTCAAAGGTATATGAAAATTTATACCAATCGGAAGACTTGGAATCTGTTGATCTTCGTAAATACATTGAAGATTTAGTGTACAGTTTGCATGATATTTTTGTTCTGAATCCTAGTAAAATTCGTTTTGATGTGAAACTGGAAGACATTCGGTTAGATCTAAAACGTACTCTTCCATTAGGTTTGATTTTAAATGAACTTTTGACCAATGCCTTAAAGTATGCATATCCAAATGAGAAAGGTGGAGATATCAGAATCCATTTGTCCATTTCTAACCAAAACGTCATGTTAACAGTAGGAGATGATGGAGTTGGATTGCCAGATTCGGTAAATATTGAAAAAGGAAACCATTTTGGTTACGAACTCATTCGTAGTTTGACCTCTCAACTCAAAGGTGTTTTTTCCTCTGTTTCCAAAAAGGGAGAGGGCTTGAACATCATCATTTCTTTTCCATTACATAACAAAGATTAGTTAATTTCTTTTTGTGTAAGTTTGAATTGAATCCTTCGTTGTTATAGAAACTTATTTGTGTCTTTGTTTTCTACCGCGGATTGTACCAATGAAAACGAGACGAACTTGTTTGATCGTTTGTAATTTTAACTTTCGCATCTCAGAGTGTGCATCATCCGCTAAATCCAAATAATCAGATGCCATTTGGAAACAGATGCTCACAATGAGCTCCGAAGCAAATAATGTATCTTCGATCGAAATCAATTTGGGCATTCGCATGTCTTTGGCCAATTCACGGGCAATCCTCCGCATGGCTTCCCGAATGTTCTCGCGAATTTTACGATTCCCACCTGTCCTTTCCCTAGCAATGAATCGAAACAAGGATCGGTTATGGGTGACGTAGTCAAAAAAATACCCAATGGTGAGTTGTAGCGCCGATCGGTAGGCACCTTTGTTTCTGGCATCACCGACAATGAGTTGGATCCTTTCCCCACATTCTTCTACTAAATGCAGCCCTAACTCTTCCATGGACTTAAAATGGCGGTAGAAAGCTGCAGGAACGATTCCAGCATGCGCTGTGACCTCTCGAAGGCTAAGATCCCCCAATCCTTTCTCTTCTCCCATCAACTGTAGGGCACTTTCCAGGAGTTGGGAGTGTGTTTTTTGCTTCTGAGTGTCGCGTTTGTTCATACTTGGGTGGTAAACTGAGTAAACGATTGTTCACTTTTTTTTGAAAAGCAAGGAAAAATTGCCTCTTTTGGGTTGACATATCGAACGTCGTAAGTTAACACTATTAGATAACTCCGTGAACACGTGTTCACTTAAAAGCGAAAAA
The sequence above is a segment of the Leptospira levettii genome. Coding sequences within it:
- a CDS encoding DUF2721 domain-containing protein, producing MDNLTYNIPGLLFPAISLLMLAYTNRFFGLAKLSRQLLSEYETSKSEILEKQIHNLRFRISLILYAQSAGIFSLILCTCSMGMIPFYNIMAWILFASSLLFMVISLILALIEIHLSVIALDIERNSILNSLHLENGEK
- a CDS encoding fumarylacetoacetate hydrolase family protein, with the translated sequence MAKQFVRFQIKKKIDWGLVSQENILPLNIGDISTKDLLVGLQKKRIKLNSKSEKPIQKKDVTILSPITAPCQVICQGANYKKHSLESGLDPKSKTYNLFFTKSDVSLTTAIGNVIRPNHVKLLDYEIELGIVFGKDIDLPLDIHSYNPSEYIAALFIANDISARDVQLPQLQWYKGKSYRTFFPAGPILLVLEPGDYELIHSLELNLTVNGQLRQSAKANQMVFPPKESIAELSSFTQIRVGDILLTGTPAGCAIKAPGKLKQIFASFLPEHKKWELFIKGQQKRIEYLQPGDVIRATIRTRDGKMDLGEQILQIKQG
- a CDS encoding DUF1858 domain-containing protein translates to MTESTKPRFFKEMTVGEAIAIHPEAGLVFSSYHLGGCSHCSINEVETIEQVCMGYGVEVDTLIDSLNNLFSEE
- a CDS encoding 6-carboxytetrahydropterin synthase, with the protein product MFTQENGKFYVRIEGRFESAHFLYQYFADGSDEPIHGHSWKVEVFLEGKTNIRLDGISYDFLTARNKLMELVHSIDHLLINDHPDFKGINPTSENVARWFYSGLKNEVKESEGKIRRIVIHEGPENLAFFEPET
- a CDS encoding PAS domain S-box protein, whose protein sequence is MPTTEIKHSLGHILLVEDEAILAVSQAEFLKIKGYSVQHVSNSLDAIDCISSEEKVDLILMDINLSDELDGIQLAKKILEIREVPILFVSGYSDQKILNRVADLKHYGFIPKITSPDIVECMIKSALKLHAAEQSLAFREKELRITFEAMGDGLIVLTPEGQIREINQKALDMLGYHKNEVVNKDLSSFLFLVQAESRMRVSYAFDTGNDQFLESKRRNNLIIISSKGRETNVTETISPILGSNKNLNGIVIVFRENPESPVLVPPKDSESLYAKVFQLSPIAMAISTIKDGTYLDINPAMESIFRFEKSQVIGRKTDDFKAWSIPAQIEKLNEIYRENGRLSGERMSVHHSDGVHHEVLVFSQAIEIAGERFVLWFNLDVSKILDIEGKLAKSLEEKDVLLKELQHRVKNTLAIISGLLNLESFKVENELAKQSFLNAQSRIMSMSKVYENLYQSEDLESVDLRKYIEDLVYSLHDIFVLNPSKIRFDVKLEDIRLDLKRTLPLGLILNELLTNALKYAYPNEKGGDIRIHLSISNQNVMLTVGDDGVGLPDSVNIEKGNHFGYELIRSLTSQLKGVFSSVSKKGEGLNIIISFPLHNKD
- a CDS encoding TetR family transcriptional regulator — protein: MNKRDTQKQKTHSQLLESALQLMGEEKGLGDLSLREVTAHAGIVPAAFYRHFKSMEELGLHLVEECGERIQLIVGDARNKGAYRSALQLTIGYFFDYVTHNRSLFRFIARERTGGNRKIRENIREAMRRIARELAKDMRMPKLISIEDTLFASELIVSICFQMASDYLDLADDAHSEMRKLKLQTIKQVRLVFIGTIRGRKQRHK